Proteins from a genomic interval of Osmia bicornis bicornis chromosome 13, iOsmBic2.1, whole genome shotgun sequence:
- the LOC114871761 gene encoding bone morphogenetic protein receptor type-2: MKAIVSITFILLLYGINSIPINAVRICASRKKNIDNLPLKQNALSVPENIPNNSNVVHTIKDNDIKFEECTNFCHALWQEDKTANGTEIIILSQGCWKQSGEQKCETSECIAFQRSTKALNNTKFCCCHGDYCNLNINSTNILYSDNKLQSSASTENNQPTTEYLEQPDSGRWILIITSVLLCMFLVISIVVLMVYRVYHTNMLARLGKPLPYSDQFIDSTALRTGTYTVDHLKLTAIVGQGRYGSVWQGSMGDQDVAVKIFPSHYRNYFQNERDTYCLPFMEHPSLLSYYGVDERVSMEGSVEYLLVLSFAPGGTLTDFLRTHIIDWSTFCKMGLSMVKGLAYLHTDIHKGDKFKPCIAHRDINSRNILIKADGTCCICDLGLAVQISGSKYYSNGEEQHAELKSINDVGTLRYMAPEILEGAVNLRDCESSLKQIDVYAMGLVLWELVSRCSDIYMPGSEVPPYRQPYEKEIGLHPTFEQMQVLVSRNKARPLLEGNLVDKPGVRLIKETMEDCWDADAEARLTALCIEERLSELQSHRVTVHFADGSPMVNSHCTLVPSTTNSLYSESSHHDNVHVVQQTSHTVQDTSSNEGGFVENLVTLSPSESIVHEHSFKNSNEVAIYNHTQTLQPYQGRNPCMERNLMLQSDSFEDLGCNGNVLVDKSMKHACNDQYRIVSEAQGLVSHDYLSQHTTQLTQLRPATPIPYVQNVISDDGTSSYGKRKQTNMHEICPQESPRKKLFGWSNFKKLLVNKKMYPYNKYQIDREDSKSNLLTKQNVQIKTVETNVTISPGGKYVNGIINKTPTFPSSLDKNDKNAIQIGKQNFDNESNANSRPSTLPLVNLKNEKSKNISRQESIDKFNEVFNVGSNVNILKDPHMRIKTPGDLPPSVRKVRGRGQSTARFSLYDDRMMCNILSEEDDRNDKTIWNSVPLGMDLGDSDDKHSPDKFSTKNVTCF; the protein is encoded by the exons ATGAAAGCCATTGTATCAATTACATTCATCTTACTACTATATGGGATAAACTCAATACCCATTAATGCTGTTAGAATATGTGCTAGCAGGAAGAAGAATATTGATAATCTTCCTTTAAAACAAAATGCACTTAGTGTACCTGAAAATATACCCAACAACAGTAATGTGGTTCATACCATA aaggataatgatattaaatttgaagaaTGTACCAATTTCTGTCATGCATTATGGCAAGAAGATAAGACTGCAAATGGAACagaaattatcattttatctCAAG GTTGTTGGAAACAGTCTGGTGAACAAAAATGTGAAACTTCAGAATGTATTGCTTTCCAACGCTCTACTAAAGCATTAAACAACACAAAGTTCTGTTGTTGCCATGGAGACTATTGTAATCTTAATATTAATAGCACCAATATTTTGTATTCTGATAACAAATTACAGAGCTCTGCCTCTACAGAAAACAATCAACCAA CAACTGAATATTTGGAACAACCAGATTCTGGAAGATGGATCCTCATTATAACAAGTGTTCTGCTATGCATGTTTTTAGTAATATCTATTGTAGTATTGATGGTGTATCGTGTATACCATACAAATATGTTAGCAAGATTAGGGAAACCACTTCCCTATTCTGATCAGTTTATCGATAGTACAGCCCTGAGAACTGGTACTTATACAGTAGATCATTTGAAACTTACAGCAATTGTAG GACAAGGACGTTATGGATCTGTATGGCAAGGTAGTATGGGAGATCAAGATGTTGctgtaaaaatatttccttcTCATTAtcgtaattattttcaaaatgaacgAGATACTTATTGTCTTCCTTTTATGGAACACCCATCTCTATTAAGTTACTATg GTGTAGACGAGAGGGTTAGTATGGAAGGCAGTGTTGAATACCTGTTGGTACTTAGCTTTGCACCAGGTGGTACTTTAACAGATTTCTTAAGAACTCATATAATTGATTGGAGTACGTTTTGCAAGATGGGTCTGTCTATGGTAAAAGGACTTGCTTACTTACATACTGACATACACAAAGGTg ATAAATTCAAGCCGTGCATTGCACACAGAGATATCAATTCcagaaatatattaatcaAAGCTGATGGTACTTGCTGCATATGTGATTTAGGATTGGCAGTTCAAATATCCGGTTCTAAATACTACTCGAATGGTGAAGAGCAACATGCTgaattaaaatcaattaatGAT GTCGGCACTTTAAGATACATGGCACCGGAAATATTGGAGGGTGCTGTGAATTTACGAGATTGTGAAAGTTCTTTAAAACAAATAGATGTTTATGCGATGGGTTTAGTATTATGGGAACTGGTTTCAAGATGTTCAGATATTTATATGCCAGGATCAGAAGTACCTCCATATAGACAACCATATGAGAAAGAAATCGGTCTTCATCCCACTTTTGAACAGATGCAAGTGTTAGTTTCTCGTAACAAAGCAAGGCCGTTACTAGAGGGTAATTTAGTAGACAAACCTGGGGTACGGTTGATTAAAGAAACTATGGAAGACTGTTGGGACGCGGATGCAGAGGCTCGATTAACTGCTTTATGTATAGAAGAACGTCTTTCAGAGTTACAGTCTCATCGTG tGACTGTGCACTTTGCCGATGGAAGTCCAATGGTAAATTCCCATTGCACTTTAGTGCCTTCAACTACAAACAGCCTTTACAGTGAATCTTCCCATCACGATAATGTTCACGTCGTTCAACAAACATCGCACACGGTGCAGGACACTTCAAGCAACGAAGGTGgttttgttgaaaatttagTAACTCTATCACCTTCTGAAAGTATTGTCCACGAGCATAGTT TTAAAAATTCAAACGAAGTAGCAATATATAACCATACTCAAACACTTCAACCTTATCAAGGTCGAAATCCCTGTATGGAAAGAAATCTAATGTTACAGTCAGATTCGTTTGAAGATCTAGGATGTAATGGTAATGTACTTGTTGACAAATCTATGAAACATGCATGCAACGATCAATACAGAATTGTATCAGAAGCGCAAGGACTCGTTTCTCATGATTATTTGAGTCAGCATACAACGCAATTAACGCAATTAAGACCGGCAACACCCATACCGTATGTTCAAAACGTTATTTCGGACGATGGTACATCATCGTATGGTAAACGAAAGCAAACGAATATGCATGAAATCTGTCCTCAAGAAAGTcctaggaaaaagttgtttggATGGTCTAACTTTAAGAAACTTttggttaataaaaaaatgtatccATACAATAAGTATCAAATAGATCGAGAAGATTCCAAATCTAATTTACTAACAAAACAGAACGTGCAGATCAAAACCGTAGAAACAAACGTAACGATATCTCCAGGAGGAAAGTATGTAAACGGTATTATCAATAAGACACCTACTTTTCCCTCTTCATTGGACAAGAACGATAAGAATGCTATACAAATTGGAAAACAGAACTTTGATAATGAAAGTAATGCAAATTCTAGACCATCCACCTTGCCTcttgtaaatttaaaaaatgagaaaagtaAGAATATCAGTAGACAGGAAAGTATTGACAAGTTCAACGAGGTTTTTAACGTTGGGTCTAATgtgaatatattaaaagatccTCACATGAGAATAAAAACACCAGGAGACTTGCCACCTTCTGTAAGAAAAGTTCGTGGCCGTGGACAATCAACTGCTAGATTCTCCCTCTACGATGATCGGATGATGTGCAATATTTTAAGTGAGGAAGATGAcagaaatgataaaactatTTGGAATTCAGTACCCCTTGGTATGGATCTTGGAGACAGCGATGACAAACATTCACCAGATAAATTTAGTACCAAAAACGTTACTTGCTTTTAA